CTGGCAGCGCCGCTACCCGGCATGGCCGCTGCTGCAGAGCCTGGTGGCAGGCCAGACCATGGCGGACCGGATCTTCCTGGTGGACACCGTCGAGGAGGCCCTTGAAGTGCTGGCTGCCTGACCGGCCGTGAACTTCCGGGGAAGTCCGGCCGGGGACTTCTGCGGTTCTAGAGGTCCTTGCGGCAGGCGGCCCGGCCCAGCTGGTACAGGCCGTTAAGGTCACCCGCGGCGAGCCCCTCCGGCGTACCGATCTCCGGGTACATCAGCTGGGTGGGATCATCCACGTGTTCGAGCCCCATCACGTGGGACAGCTCGTGCAGGATCACCGCGGTGGCGTAGGCGGAGCCCTCGGCGCGCCCGAGCTCGCCGGCTATCTGCGGCGCATCGAGGTCGAGGCTGCCGGAGACGAACGTCTTCGGTCCGCCGTCGAAACTGTAGTGCGTGCTGCCGCCGGTGCCGATCACCTGACCTTTGAGCTTGGGTGCTGACTCCGGGGTGGTCCACGCGATCAGGAGCGGCGCCCAGCGCTCACCGTAGGTCTCGGGCTGGTAGGGGTCGCGGTCCTCAGAGGGCTCTTCTGCGGTCGGCCCGTCATTGATGAAGCGGATACCGGTGGCGCGGGAAATGGTGCCGATGGCGTCCTCCACCAGGCTTTCCGCGCCCGCCGGAGCCAGGCGGGCATTGACCACGTAATGCAGCGGCCGGCAGGGCGAATAGCCGACGGGAGTGCCGTCGTCGTTTGTGGCCAGGAACTTGTACGAGCCACTGGTGAACGGCGGCTCTTCCGGTGCCCCCAGCGGGGAATCCTCTTCCTCCAGACCGGGCGGCGGTGCGTCGGAACCGACGTTTTCAGCAGCCGTGCCGGGCTGCTGCGGGGCAGCCTTACCGTCGGGGACCGTGCTGTTCCGGAACTCGAAGAGACCCACAACACGGGGGTCGCCGTAGAACAGCCCGGCAGCCGTAAATGCGGCGACGGCAATCAGGCCTGTCAGGGCCACATTGCGCAGGATCCGGGCAGTGGTTCCGGCCGGGCCTGAATGCCGCGGCCGGCGTTGGTCCGGCGGCGGACTCTCCACTAGGCGACCACCGCGCCAAACGCCATCCCAAGGAGATAGGTGACGCCGGCGGCGCCCACGCCGATGGCCAGCTGCCGGAAACCCCTCGTCGTCGGAGACGTTCCGGACAACAGGCCCACGACGCCGCCGGTCAGCAGGAGCGCCAGGCCCACCAAAGCGGCGGAAACCGCCAGTGCGGCAACGCCCGTCATGCCCAGCACGAACGGGATGATGGGAATGATGGCGCCGGAGGCGAAGAAGCAGAAGCTCGACGCCGCGGCGCTCCACGCGGTGCCCACGGCCTCGTGCTGGTCTTCAGTTTCGGGAAGCTCGGGCTGGAGCGACAGGCTCGGATCGCAGTCGCAGCCCAGCAGGCCCATCCGTTCGGCCACCCGGTGTTCGGCCGCTTCACGCGACATGCCGCGGGCCAGGTAGACCAGCAGCAGTTCGTTGTGTTCAATGTCCAGCAGCGGGGCGGCGGAGAGGGTGATCTGGGTGGGGCGGGTCGCGTCCAGGAGTTCCCGCTGGGAACGGACGGAGATGAATTCCCCGGCGCCCATGGACAGGGCTCCTGCGAGCAGCCCGGCCACGCCGCTGAGCAGCACCACCTGGCTGCCGACACCTGATGCGGCCATGCCCATCACCAGCGAGAGGTTGCTGACCAGGCCGTCATTGGCACCGAAAACTGCCGCCCGGAAGGATCCCGCCAGCCTGTTCCGGCCGCGCGTCGCGAGCCCGCGGACAACCTCCTCGTGGATCTGCTCGTCGGCAACCATGGCAGGCGTGGCTGACGGGTCCGAGGAATAGGGGGAGCGGCCTTCGGCGCGCTGGGCCAGAGCAAGGACAAAAACGGAACCGAAGTGGCGGGCCAGGAAGCCCAGCAGCTGGCTGCGGAGGGACGCCGGCCGGGGTTTCCCGGCGTGATCGCCCAGGAGCCGGAGCCAGTGGGCTTCGTGGCGGCCTTCGGCCTCGGCAAGGGCCAGCAGGATGTCCCGTTCCTCACCGCGGCGGTTTTGTGCCAGATCCCGGTAGACGGCGGCCTCGGCACGTTCATCGGCGAGGTACTGGCGCCACCGCTTGATGTCCGCCGGGCCGGGCGTGGCGACGGGGCCGGAGACAGAGGTGGCTGCGTCCTGGCCGGCTGCGCCCCGTCCGGCTGAGTCCTGGCCGGCTGCGTCCCGGACGACGGCGGGATGGGCGCGGTTCCGGTCAGATTTAGCGTGCTGAGACACGAACACTCCTGGGCTTGATAGGGCATGGTTCGGCCCCATTGCAGCTCCAGCCTACCCCGGTTTCCCGCCGATTTTCGGCCGGTGTTCCTCATCCGGAACTTTAGGCAGGCCTCAAAAACGGCACGTCCGGGCGGGCAATTGCGGGCTGCGCAGCACGCGCTATTGACCGCATGGAATGCCGGTGCTGTCATGAAGATCAGAGGCTGGCACGGGGACGACCGGCCGCCGGCCGCTCAACCAGACACGGAGGCTGCATCATGGACACCACCGGATCACACCACGGCCTGCCGGAACGAAGCACCGTCGAATCCGATCCTGCCTACGACTTCGCGGAGGACGCACGTGTAGGTGTCGCCTCGGAGTCCGAAGATGAGGAGTTGCTCGAGGAAGCGGATCGGCTGGTTCCCCTGGATGAGGAGGATTTCCTGGGCGACGAGAAGCCGGTGGTGCCCCTGGACGGGGAGGAATTCGTGCAACCGGAGGAGTTTGAGTAATTCAATGCCTTCTTAAACGTCCGACGGCGGTGCCTCCCCGCGCAGGGGAGGCACCGCCGTCGTGGCTAACTCAGCTTCGCGGCTGACTCAGTTTGCTAGTGCGCCGCGTGGCTGGCCACCGGGTGCGATTCCACGGGGAGCTCCTCGGAGACGGCTCCGGCGATGCGCTTGTCCCAAGCTTCGCGGACCTTGGGATCCGTGGGAGGCGTGAGGAGGGACACCACCACGTAGACCGCCAGCGAAGCGCCGAGGCCCCAGTAGATGGGATCGTTGGCGTAGATGCCGTCCTCGCTCGGGATGATTCCTGTGGCGAATGCGATCAGCAGGGCAAGGGTCAGGACCGAGCCGACAGCCATGCACCAGGCGGCCGCGATGCCGGTGCCGCGCTTCCAGGCCAGGCCGCCGAGGATGGCCACCAGCAGGCCGCCCACCAGGATGTCGTAGGCGATGGTCAGGGCCACCACTACGTCCTGGGCTGCCATGGAGATCAGGACGGCCACGACGCCCAGGCCCAGGACCCAGTAGCGGTTGGCTTTGACATCGTGTTCGGGGTTTTCGCTGTCGTCGGTGTTGACCGTCCTGCCGAACCAGCTGGCGACGAACGGAACAACGTCGGCCCGGGCCACAGTTGCCGCGGCGATGAGGGCGCCGGAGGCGGT
This genomic window from Arthrobacter sp. 24S4-2 contains:
- a CDS encoding matrixin family metalloprotease; amino-acid sequence: MESPPPDQRRPRHSGPAGTTARILRNVALTGLIAVAAFTAAGLFYGDPRVVGLFEFRNSTVPDGKAAPQQPGTAAENVGSDAPPPGLEEEDSPLGAPEEPPFTSGSYKFLATNDDGTPVGYSPCRPLHYVVNARLAPAGAESLVEDAIGTISRATGIRFINDGPTAEEPSEDRDPYQPETYGERWAPLLIAWTTPESAPKLKGQVIGTGGSTHYSFDGGPKTFVSGSLDLDAPQIAGELGRAEGSAYATAVILHELSHVMGLEHVDDPTQLMYPEIGTPEGLAAGDLNGLYQLGRAACRKDL
- a CDS encoding VIT1/CCC1 family protein, whose amino-acid sequence is MSQHAKSDRNRAHPAVVRDAAGQDSAGRGAAGQDAATSVSGPVATPGPADIKRWRQYLADERAEAAVYRDLAQNRRGEERDILLALAEAEGRHEAHWLRLLGDHAGKPRPASLRSQLLGFLARHFGSVFVLALAQRAEGRSPYSSDPSATPAMVADEQIHEEVVRGLATRGRNRLAGSFRAAVFGANDGLVSNLSLVMGMAASGVGSQVVLLSGVAGLLAGALSMGAGEFISVRSQRELLDATRPTQITLSAAPLLDIEHNELLLVYLARGMSREAAEHRVAERMGLLGCDCDPSLSLQPELPETEDQHEAVGTAWSAAASSFCFFASGAIIPIIPFVLGMTGVAALAVSAALVGLALLLTGGVVGLLSGTSPTTRGFRQLAIGVGAAGVTYLLGMAFGAVVA